Proteins encoded in a region of the Malaciobacter mytili LMG 24559 genome:
- a CDS encoding helix-hairpin-helix domain-containing protein has product MNKIIETIKLKTSMQEKYIKNILKLLEEGCTIPFIARYRKDLTGNATDEQLREFSEIYEYSKKLEEKKEEIKQNLLQKEVLTSQLELQINQAKTLVELDDIYSVFKVAKSSRTLKALENNLEGLANIIQSMKYNIEEIKQKAKTFLNENIKNEQEAIDGAKDIIAQRYADDLKSKEIIRNILENHALLECKATKTFEEEGVYKLYKEFSQKVKFIPSYRVLAILRAVSEKQISVKVEIDETQIIENIKKYKIPSFAKESSIFVLEAYIDGLKRLLLPSLKREVLTNLKEKASNDAIVLFGKNLHQLLITPPVVNQVILGVDPGYKTGCKICVIDEDAKFLDSAVIYPTKPQEDYENSAKTILALIKKYKVSAVAIGNGTASNETASFFARLIKENSLELKFAVVSEIGASVYSASKIANIEYPNLDVTIKGAISIASRLRDPLSALVKIDAKSLGVGQYQHDVNQTKLEKKLNEVTEDLVNKVGVDLNSASYKLLSFVSAISLKLAQNIVEYRQVNGKFKTKSELLKVKGIGSKAYEQAVGFLRIKDGLSILDNTAVHPENYNLAKDLLTQGDLKAVNKQEFALKYNVSIQTCEDVIKELLKPGFDIREELPATVFRDDEVTLESLKQGDELSGVVRNLTDFGAFVDVGLKNDGMIHISKMSEKRISHPMEVLSINQYLPRIKVESIDRQRAKVSLSLI; this is encoded by the coding sequence ATGAATAAAATTATTGAAACAATTAAGTTAAAAACATCTATGCAAGAAAAATATATAAAAAATATTTTAAAACTATTAGAAGAGGGATGTACTATTCCTTTTATTGCTAGATATAGAAAAGATTTAACAGGAAATGCAACAGATGAACAGCTAAGAGAGTTTAGTGAGATATATGAATATAGTAAAAAATTAGAAGAGAAAAAAGAAGAAATAAAACAAAATCTTTTACAAAAAGAGGTTTTAACTTCACAATTAGAACTTCAAATAAACCAAGCTAAAACTTTAGTGGAACTTGATGATATTTATAGTGTTTTTAAAGTTGCAAAAAGTTCTAGAACTTTAAAGGCCTTGGAGAATAACTTAGAAGGTTTAGCAAATATTATTCAAAGTATGAAATATAATATAGAAGAAATAAAACAAAAAGCAAAAACTTTTTTAAATGAAAATATAAAAAATGAACAAGAAGCAATAGATGGAGCTAAAGATATTATTGCTCAAAGATATGCAGATGATTTAAAATCAAAAGAGATAATTAGAAATATTTTAGAAAATCATGCTTTATTAGAGTGTAAAGCAACTAAAACCTTTGAAGAAGAAGGAGTTTATAAACTTTATAAAGAGTTTTCTCAAAAAGTTAAGTTTATCCCTTCTTATAGAGTTCTTGCAATTTTAAGAGCTGTAAGTGAAAAACAAATAAGTGTAAAAGTTGAGATTGATGAAACACAAATTATTGAAAATATAAAAAAATATAAAATTCCCTCATTTGCTAAAGAGTCTTCGATTTTTGTTTTAGAGGCTTATATTGATGGATTAAAAAGATTATTACTTCCTAGTTTAAAAAGAGAAGTATTAACAAACTTAAAAGAAAAAGCTAGTAATGATGCAATAGTTTTATTTGGTAAAAATCTACATCAACTACTTATTACTCCACCTGTAGTAAATCAAGTAATTTTAGGAGTTGATCCTGGATATAAAACAGGTTGTAAGATATGCGTAATAGATGAAGATGCAAAGTTTTTAGATTCAGCGGTTATTTATCCTACAAAACCACAAGAGGATTATGAAAACTCTGCAAAAACAATTTTGGCTTTAATTAAAAAATATAAAGTAAGTGCAGTTGCAATTGGAAATGGTACTGCTTCAAATGAAACTGCTTCTTTTTTTGCAAGACTTATAAAAGAAAACTCTTTAGAGTTAAAATTTGCTGTTGTTAGTGAAATAGGGGCTTCTGTTTATTCAGCTTCTAAAATAGCAAATATAGAGTATCCAAATTTAGATGTAACAATAAAAGGTGCTATTTCAATAGCAAGTAGATTAAGAGATCCACTTTCTGCACTTGTAAAAATTGATGCAAAATCTTTAGGTGTAGGACAATATCAACATGATGTAAACCAAACAAAACTAGAGAAAAAATTAAATGAAGTAACAGAAGACTTAGTGAATAAAGTAGGAGTTGATTTAAACTCTGCTTCTTATAAACTTTTATCTTTTGTTTCAGCAATTAGTTTAAAATTAGCTCAAAATATAGTTGAATATAGACAAGTAAATGGTAAATTTAAAACAAAAAGCGAACTTTTAAAAGTAAAAGGTATTGGTTCAAAAGCATATGAACAAGCAGTGGGATTTTTAAGAATAAAAGATGGGCTATCTATTTTAGATAATACAGCAGTTCATCCTGAAAATTATAATTTGGCAAAAGATTTATTAACACAAGGGGATTTAAAAGCAGTAAATAAACAAGAGTTTGCTTTAAAATATAATGTTTCTATACAAACTTGTGAAGATGTAATAAAAGAGCTTTTAAAACCAGGCTTTGATATAAGAGAAGAATTACCTGCAACTGTATTTAGAGATGATGAGGTAACTTTAGAGTCTTTAAAACAAGGAGATGAACTTTCAGGTGTTGTTAGAAATCTTACAGATTTTGGAGCTTTTGTTGATGTGGGATTAAAAAATGATGGAATGATTCATATTTCTAAAATGAGTGAAAAAAGAATTTCTCATCCTATGGAAGTTTTATCAATAAATCAATATTTACCAAGAATAAAAGTAGAAAGCATAGATAGACAAAGAGCAAAAGTCTCTTTATCTTTAATCTAA
- a CDS encoding TRAP transporter substrate-binding protein, with the protein MFKKSLLIVSLASAMFAGNVKMDLNAKYGANNFHTKGAEQFAALVKDYTKGSVEITVHSGSALIKGNPLKAVKDGTVAMTDMFIPFTSGGGKVFGISALPFIANSYEDAYKLYQLSKKSYEKTAKKWNQKLLYSVTWPASGFYSTKEINSILDFKGVKTRTYDKNSAEFVNLAGGSAVALPWGEVYSSLRTGMVDSVVTSSSSGKDGKFWEVLKNYTKINYAYPLQAVTINLDYWNALDKNQQKAMLKAAAEIEKVQWEAVKAEDKESLDLLVANGMKVQEVTPELKKELDAIALKLLTKYLEDASSDIQKIFKEYRK; encoded by the coding sequence GTTTATTAATTGTATCTCTTGCAAGTGCTATGTTTGCAGGAAATGTAAAAATGGATTTAAATGCTAAATATGGAGCCAATAACTTCCATACAAAAGGTGCTGAGCAATTTGCAGCTTTAGTAAAAGATTACACAAAAGGAAGTGTAGAGATTACAGTTCACTCTGGAAGTGCATTAATTAAAGGAAATCCTTTAAAAGCAGTAAAAGATGGAACAGTAGCTATGACTGATATGTTTATTCCTTTTACATCAGGTGGGGGAAAAGTTTTTGGAATTTCTGCTTTACCATTTATAGCAAACTCTTATGAAGATGCCTATAAATTATATCAATTATCTAAAAAATCATATGAAAAAACAGCAAAAAAATGGAATCAAAAACTACTTTATTCTGTAACTTGGCCTGCAAGTGGTTTTTACTCAACTAAAGAGATTAATTCTATTTTAGATTTTAAAGGTGTAAAAACTAGAACTTATGATAAAAACTCAGCAGAATTTGTAAATTTAGCTGGAGGAAGTGCTGTTGCTTTACCTTGGGGAGAAGTTTATTCTTCTCTTAGAACTGGAATGGTTGATTCTGTTGTAACTTCATCAAGTTCAGGAAAAGATGGTAAATTCTGGGAAGTTTTAAAAAACTATACAAAAATCAATTATGCATATCCTTTACAAGCAGTTACAATTAACCTTGATTATTGGAATGCTTTAGATAAAAATCAACAAAAAGCTATGTTAAAAGCAGCTGCTGAAATTGAAAAAGTACAATGGGAAGCAGTAAAAGCAGAAGATAAAGAGTCTTTAGATTTATTAGTTGCAAATGGAATGAAAGTTCAAGAAGTAACACCTGAACTTAAAAAAGAGTTAGATGCAATTGCTTTAAAACTATTAACAAAATACTTAGAAGATGCAAGTTCTGATATTCAAAAAATCTTCAAAGAATATAGAAAGTAA
- a CDS encoding TRAP transporter large permease: MIADPLILSIVLIAIMFIFLLSSIWIGISLMLTGIIGMLIYDHNLPPVISIYDKIGDLLASSLYDALNSWSLAALPMFILMGEILYKSSISTRLLNGLKPWLTHIPGKLLHVNVAACSLFAAVSGSSAATTATVGKITLDELQKRGYSKMLAMGSLAGSGTLGYLIPPSLIMIIYGVLSDVSIGKLFVAGLIPGLLLATLYSFYIMYKATTDKENVMPNDEEKFTFRDKLNSLKDLAPIFSLIALVLGSIYGGFATPTEAAALGIVGSLILATYFKSLSIEILKNALLNSVKTSVMIGFIIAAAVFLSQVIGFLGIARAMSEFITGLGLSPLMLILLIGIMYIILGMILEAISIVVMTLPIVLPIVVLAGYDPLWFGIFLVFMVEMAQITPPVGFSLFVIQGISNEKIETILKATFPFFIIMILTVAIITFFPQLVFFLPDQMIG; this comes from the coding sequence ATGATAGCTGATCCACTAATATTGTCAATTGTTTTAATAGCAATAATGTTTATATTTTTACTTTCATCTATTTGGATTGGTATATCTTTAATGCTTACAGGAATTATTGGTATGTTAATATATGATCATAATTTACCTCCTGTAATTAGTATTTATGATAAAATTGGGGATTTATTAGCTTCATCACTTTATGATGCTTTAAACTCTTGGTCTCTAGCAGCCTTACCTATGTTTATTTTAATGGGAGAGATTTTATATAAATCTTCTATTTCAACAAGATTATTAAATGGTTTAAAACCTTGGCTTACTCACATACCTGGAAAACTATTACATGTAAATGTGGCGGCTTGTTCGCTTTTTGCAGCAGTTTCAGGTTCAAGTGCAGCTACAACGGCAACAGTTGGAAAAATTACTTTAGATGAACTTCAAAAAAGAGGTTACTCTAAGATGCTTGCTATGGGGTCATTGGCTGGTTCGGGAACTTTAGGGTATTTAATTCCTCCTTCACTTATTATGATTATTTATGGGGTTTTATCTGATGTATCTATTGGTAAATTATTTGTTGCTGGACTTATCCCTGGTCTATTATTAGCAACTTTATACTCATTTTATATTATGTATAAAGCTACAACAGATAAAGAAAATGTAATGCCAAATGATGAAGAAAAGTTTACTTTTAGAGATAAGCTTAATTCTTTAAAAGATTTAGCACCAATTTTTTCACTTATTGCTTTAGTTTTAGGGTCTATTTATGGTGGTTTTGCAACACCAACAGAAGCTGCGGCTTTAGGAATTGTTGGTTCTTTAATACTTGCTACATATTTTAAATCTTTATCAATTGAAATACTAAAAAATGCACTTTTAAATAGTGTAAAAACTTCTGTAATGATTGGATTTATTATTGCTGCAGCTGTATTTTTATCACAAGTAATAGGATTTTTAGGAATAGCAAGAGCTATGAGTGAATTTATTACAGGTCTTGGTCTTAGTCCTTTAATGCTTATTTTATTAATAGGAATTATGTATATTATTTTAGGGATGATTTTAGAAGCTATTTCTATTGTAGTTATGACTTTACCAATTGTTTTACCAATTGTAGTTTTAGCAGGATATGATCCTTTATGGTTTGGAATTTTCTTAGTATTTATGGTTGAAATGGCACAAATTACTCCTCCTGTAGGATTCTCTTTATTTGTAATTCAAGGTATTAGTAATGAGAAAATAGAGACTATTTTAAAAGCAACATTTCCATTTTTTATTATTATGATTTTAACTGTTGCAATAATTACATTTTTCCCACAATTAGTCTTTTTCTTACCAGATCAAATGATAGGTTAG
- the pxpB gene encoding 5-oxoprolinase subunit PxpB, with protein MKIKVASVDSLIIYFADKIDKDIALKVKNAYNCLRNLNIEGIIEIVPSYTSIFVTYDIFKYDFEEISKVLASSIKQSSTLEDTSKLITIDVYYGVEVGLDLEDISKKTTLSIDEIIKLHSEKIYDVYAIGFLPGFAYLASVDEKIALPRLSSPRKQIPKGSVSIADTQTAVYPQASPGGWNIIGRTAFEFFDKSLESLSPICVADRVKFNPISKEEFLKQGGVL; from the coding sequence ATGAAGATAAAAGTAGCCTCTGTTGATTCACTTATAATCTATTTTGCAGATAAAATAGATAAAGATATAGCTTTAAAAGTTAAAAATGCTTATAACTGTTTAAGAAATTTAAATATTGAAGGAATTATTGAAATAGTTCCTTCATATACTTCAATTTTTGTAACTTATGATATTTTTAAATATGATTTTGAAGAAATTAGTAAAGTTTTAGCTTCAAGTATTAAACAAAGTTCAACTTTAGAAGATACTTCAAAACTTATAACAATTGATGTTTATTATGGAGTTGAAGTAGGTTTGGATTTAGAAGATATAAGCAAAAAAACAACTTTAAGTATAGATGAGATTATAAAACTTCATAGTGAAAAAATCTATGATGTTTATGCAATTGGATTTTTACCTGGCTTTGCTTATTTGGCAAGTGTTGATGAAAAAATTGCACTTCCTAGACTTAGTAGTCCAAGAAAACAAATTCCTAAAGGAAGTGTTTCTATTGCTGATACTCAAACAGCAGTATACCCACAAGCAAGTCCAGGTGGGTGGAATATTATAGGAAGAACAGCGTTTGAATTTTTTGATAAAAGCTTAGAGAGTTTATCTCCTATTTGTGTAGCAGATAGAGTAAAGTTTAATCCTATTTCAAAAGAAGAGTTTTTAAAGCAAGGAGGTGTTTTATGA
- a CDS encoding diguanylate cyclase domain-containing protein, with the protein MKEILKKITDDTINELLLNDIILPSSYFQCFDKHAKTLDINLEDKEFDNKLNNLIAQEFKDINEYASKALKSLEQVTNATKDAKEAIKNKDESSLKRIYQEMEDLKKELNSVSNKVLKDTVTKTFNKKWIYNIFLKNNEEFKNNGVLVLIEIDNCDYILENYGQLIYDNLQIFITKFVSKKIKEEKLHYDVAKFNKKQFLIFLENEELKESTNVMKNIKDLLHDTTLKSKSGILIKPNFSYTITTYNKKEKFSEVIESLKKF; encoded by the coding sequence ATGAAAGAAATTCTTAAGAAAATTACTGATGATACAATAAATGAGTTATTATTAAATGATATTATTTTACCTTCATCATATTTTCAATGTTTTGATAAGCACGCTAAAACTTTAGATATAAATCTTGAGGATAAAGAGTTTGATAATAAACTAAATAATTTAATTGCACAAGAATTTAAAGATATAAATGAATATGCTTCTAAAGCCTTAAAAAGTTTAGAACAAGTAACTAATGCAACAAAAGATGCAAAAGAAGCCATTAAAAATAAAGATGAAAGTTCATTAAAAAGAATTTATCAAGAGATGGAAGATTTAAAAAAAGAACTAAATTCTGTATCAAATAAAGTATTAAAAGATACTGTTACAAAAACTTTTAATAAAAAATGGATTTATAATATTTTTCTAAAAAATAATGAAGAGTTTAAAAATAATGGTGTTTTAGTTTTAATAGAAATTGATAATTGTGATTATATTTTAGAAAATTATGGACAACTAATCTATGATAATTTACAAATTTTTATTACTAAATTTGTCTCTAAAAAAATAAAAGAAGAAAAACTTCATTATGATGTAGCTAAATTCAATAAAAAACAATTTTTAATTTTCTTAGAAAATGAAGAGTTAAAAGAATCAACTAATGTAATGAAAAATATAAAAGATTTATTACATGATACAACATTAAAAAGTAAATCTGGTATTTTAATAAAACCAAACTTCTCTTATACTATTACTACATATAATAAAAAAGAGAAATTTAGTGAAGTAATTGAAAGTCTAAAAAAGTTTTAA
- a CDS encoding 5-oxoprolinase subunit PxpA has product MMNIRLNCDMGESFGIWKMGLDEQIMPYIDMANLACGFHASDAVTMSKSVALAKKYNVTIGAHPAYQDLVGFGRRTILCSLEEIKSIILYQLGALNAFCKANSTVISYVKPHGALYNDMMKDENIFKAILSAISSFDKNIKLMILSSPKNESYKHIAMLYGITLLYEVFADRNYNDDGTLVSRMREDAVIHDELEVAQRITTLKEKGFIQSVNGNRLFLEVDSLCVHGDNEKALEFIKLLRKALI; this is encoded by the coding sequence ATTATGAATATTAGATTAAATTGTGATATGGGAGAAAGCTTCGGTATTTGGAAAATGGGATTAGATGAGCAAATTATGCCATATATTGATATGGCAAATCTTGCTTGTGGATTTCATGCTAGTGATGCTGTAACTATGAGCAAATCAGTTGCCTTAGCAAAAAAATATAATGTAACAATTGGAGCTCATCCTGCATATCAAGATTTAGTAGGTTTTGGAAGAAGAACAATACTTTGTTCTTTAGAAGAAATCAAGTCAATTATTCTTTATCAACTTGGAGCATTAAATGCTTTTTGTAAGGCAAATTCAACTGTAATTTCTTATGTAAAACCTCATGGAGCTTTATATAATGATATGATGAAAGATGAGAATATTTTTAAAGCAATTTTAAGTGCTATTTCATCTTTTGATAAAAATATTAAGCTAATGATTTTATCAAGTCCAAAAAATGAGAGTTATAAACATATTGCTATGCTTTATGGAATTACACTACTTTATGAAGTATTTGCAGATAGAAATTACAATGATGATGGTACTTTGGTTTCAAGGATGAGAGAAGATGCCGTAATTCATGATGAGTTAGAAGTAGCTCAAAGAATTACAACTTTAAAAGAAAAAGGTTTTATTCAAAGTGTAAATGGAAATAGACTCTTTTTAGAAGTTGATAGTTTATGTGTACATGGAGATAATGAAAAAGCCTTAGAATTTATTAAATTACTTAGGAAAGCACTTATTTAA
- a CDS encoding TRAP transporter small permease subunit: MNLIGQLIDKLSKMGAYLSGFFLIALVSLIILEIFLRSFFDISTMIADEYSGYFYLASIFFGLAYTFSTDSHIRINILTSRVSKKANRKIDIIAALITLSVLFFALYRTVLLTYDSYSFEMVSENVSETPIYLTQLAMPIGLFLFILAVILFIFKGFSNDS; the protein is encoded by the coding sequence ATGAATTTAATTGGTCAATTAATAGATAAACTCTCAAAAATGGGAGCTTATCTATCTGGATTTTTTTTAATAGCTTTGGTGTCTTTAATTATTCTAGAGATTTTTTTAAGGTCATTTTTTGACATCTCTACAATGATTGCAGATGAATATAGTGGATATTTTTATTTAGCTTCGATTTTTTTTGGACTTGCTTATACTTTTAGTACAGATAGTCATATAAGAATTAATATTTTAACATCAAGAGTTTCAAAAAAAGCAAATAGAAAAATAGACATAATTGCTGCACTTATTACTTTAAGTGTTTTATTTTTTGCACTATATAGAACTGTACTTTTAACTTACGATTCATATAGTTTTGAAATGGTATCAGAAAATGTTTCTGAAACACCAATTTATTTAACACAACTAGCTATGCCTATAGGACTATTTTTATTTATATTAGCAGTTATATTATTTATATTTAAAGGATTTTCAAATGATAGCTGA
- a CDS encoding EAL domain-containing protein, translating into MSILKKLNRYRYKHKIKTLFLIDILYMKDLNAVYSFENGDFIIKQLENLLKQTIKNKIKKYLHKNSFIDFVNTHVDVFGITIYEDLSQEQINDIKDIIFNTIISHKFLLLDKKSFITIDVTMGCSKSADNKLKIYAEKALHNAKLNFVHFIYFDSAFYKEEEISENLLHTLRLNIENNLVEPYFQPIVDSKSEKICKYEALMRVFDENNNMIMPHVFIQKSKKYRLYNKLMALLIKKTIMYIESYKIHVSINLDFHDILNPKLKELLIKNIKKNDIGKYLTLEILESDKISNYAIVNDFIKEVKKYGVQIAIDDFGTGFSNYEYILNIDVDYIKIDGSLIKKIDQEIYLNLIKSIVLFCKQQNIKVVAEFVSDLKIMRYIRSLGIDYAQGYYISKPKSIDEIIGELNERNS; encoded by the coding sequence ATGTCTATTTTAAAAAAACTTAATAGATATAGATATAAACATAAAATAAAAACTCTGTTTTTAATAGATATTCTTTATATGAAAGACTTAAACGCTGTTTACTCTTTTGAGAATGGCGACTTTATTATAAAGCAACTTGAAAATCTGTTAAAGCAAACTATTAAAAATAAAATTAAAAAATATTTGCATAAAAATAGTTTTATTGATTTTGTAAATACTCATGTTGATGTATTTGGTATAACTATATATGAAGACTTATCACAAGAACAGATCAATGATATTAAAGATATTATTTTTAATACCATAATCTCTCATAAATTTTTACTTTTAGATAAAAAATCTTTTATAACTATCGATGTTACTATGGGTTGTTCTAAAAGTGCCGATAATAAACTAAAAATATATGCAGAAAAAGCCTTACATAATGCAAAATTAAATTTTGTTCATTTTATATATTTTGATAGTGCTTTTTACAAAGAAGAAGAGATAAGTGAAAATCTACTTCATACACTTAGATTAAATATTGAAAATAATTTAGTGGAACCATATTTTCAACCAATTGTAGATTCAAAAAGTGAAAAAATTTGTAAATATGAAGCACTTATGAGAGTTTTTGATGAAAATAATAATATGATTATGCCTCATGTTTTCATACAAAAATCTAAAAAATATAGACTTTATAATAAATTAATGGCTCTATTAATTAAAAAAACTATTATGTATATAGAAAGCTATAAAATACATGTAAGTATAAATCTTGACTTTCATGATATTTTAAATCCTAAATTAAAAGAGTTATTAATAAAAAATATCAAAAAAAATGATATTGGTAAATACTTAACTTTAGAAATATTAGAAAGTGATAAAATTTCAAACTATGCAATAGTAAATGATTTTATTAAAGAAGTTAAAAAGTATGGAGTACAAATAGCAATTGATGATTTTGGAACAGGCTTTTCAAACTATGAATATATTTTAAATATAGATGTTGATTATATAAAAATAGATGGGTCATTAATAAAGAAAATTGACCAAGAGATATATTTAAATCTAATTAAAAGTATAGTTTTATTTTGTAAACAACAAAATATAAAAGTAGTTGCTGAGTTTGTAAGTGATTTAAAGATTATGAGATATATAAGGTCACTTGGAATTGATTATGCACAAGGTTATTATATAAGTAAACCAAAATCAATTGATGAAATAATTGGAGAACTTAATGAAAGAAATTCTTAA
- a CDS encoding DedA family protein has protein sequence MEELIRDWGYVALFAYSFGGGFVGLVFAGVLSYAGDLNIYISMLVAGVSNFLGDQFLFTLARKNKLYAKDMMKKYGRKVALAHIMMRKYGSFVVFIQKYIYGIKTLIPLAMGLTKYSGAKFLVFNAFATALWAIVVGYASYTAGEYILNSAEDFKYYGLAIVAVILLLVSYFFRKI, from the coding sequence TTGGAAGAATTGATAAGAGATTGGGGCTATGTGGCTTTATTTGCATACTCTTTTGGTGGAGGCTTCGTTGGTCTTGTATTTGCAGGAGTCTTATCTTATGCTGGAGATTTAAATATTTATATTTCTATGCTTGTTGCGGGTGTTTCAAATTTTTTAGGAGATCAATTTTTATTTACACTTGCAAGAAAAAATAAATTATATGCAAAAGATATGATGAAAAAGTATGGAAGAAAAGTTGCTTTAGCTCATATAATGATGAGAAAATATGGCTCTTTTGTAGTATTTATTCAAAAATATATTTATGGAATTAAAACATTAATTCCTTTAGCTATGGGATTAACAAAATACTCAGGAGCAAAATTCTTAGTTTTTAATGCTTTTGCCACAGCTTTATGGGCAATTGTTGTAGGATATGCAAGTTATACAGCAGGGGAATATATCTTAAATAGTGCAGAAGATTTTAAATATTATGGTCTTGCAATTGTTGCTGTTATATTACTTTTAGTATCTTACTTTTTTAGAAAAATATAA
- a CDS encoding 5-oxoprolinase subunit C family protein yields the protein MSLEVINSPIFVTIQDKGRFSYAHIGVTASGVMDEYAYYIANMLLGNSYSENILEIAFSNFQLKANSNTQIAVTGAICEVFINEKPYSSWQTINIKAGDIIKIGKILSGSKVYLGVKEGFKIQKEFGSYSTTIKENLGGLNANRLLKGDILPINEKLTYHKARLKECYIPKYEDTLDLRVILSYQDEFFNKEQIDKFFSSEFTITNEFNRMGCKLSGESIKCNINGIISEGISFGAIQITNDGQPIILLKDRQTIGGYPKIGSVLSIDCFKLAQAKPNTKIRFKLIDIKEAQKKLKEFYNSFN from the coding sequence ATGAGTTTAGAGGTTATAAACTCACCAATCTTTGTAACTATTCAAGATAAAGGAAGATTTTCATATGCGCATATTGGTGTTACAGCTTCAGGGGTAATGGATGAATATGCTTACTATATTGCAAATATGCTTTTAGGAAATTCTTATAGTGAAAATATTTTAGAAATAGCTTTTTCAAATTTTCAATTAAAAGCAAATAGCAATACTCAAATAGCAGTAACAGGAGCTATTTGTGAAGTTTTTATAAATGAGAAACCATATTCTTCTTGGCAAACAATAAATATTAAAGCAGGTGATATTATAAAAATAGGAAAAATCTTATCTGGCTCAAAGGTTTATTTGGGAGTAAAAGAGGGCTTTAAAATCCAAAAAGAGTTTGGAAGTTATTCTACAACTATAAAGGAAAATCTTGGTGGGTTAAATGCAAATAGACTTTTAAAAGGTGATATTTTACCTATTAATGAAAAGCTAACTTATCATAAAGCTAGATTAAAAGAGTGTTATATCCCTAAATATGAAGATACTTTAGATTTAAGAGTTATTCTTTCTTATCAAGATGAGTTTTTTAATAAAGAACAAATAGATAAGTTTTTTTCATCTGAATTTACAATTACAAATGAGTTTAATAGAATGGGTTGTAAATTAAGTGGTGAGAGTATAAAGTGCAATATAAATGGAATAATCTCAGAAGGTATTAGTTTTGGAGCAATACAAATTACAAATGATGGACAACCTATTATTTTATTAAAAGATAGGCAAACTATTGGTGGGTATCCAAAAATTGGAAGTGTTTTAAGTATAGATTGTTTTAAACTTGCTCAAGCAAAGCCAAATACAAAAATAAGATTTAAACTAATAGATATAAAAGAAGCACAAAAAAAGTTAAAAGAGTTTTATAACTCTTTTAATTAA